A DNA window from Enterobacter cloacae subsp. cloacae ATCC 13047 contains the following coding sequences:
- a CDS encoding NADPH-dependent FMN reductase: protein MSETLKVVTLLGSLRKGSFNGMVARTLPQLAPAGMEISALPSIGDIPLYDADVQQEEGFPQSVEALAEQIRQADGVVIVTPEYNYSVPGGLKNAIDWLSRLPEQPLSGKPVLIQTSSMGAIGGARCQYHLRQILVFLDAMVMNKPEFMGGVIQNKVDPQTGEVVDQSTRDHLSGQLTAFGDYIKRVKA from the coding sequence ATGTCTGAAACGTTGAAAGTCGTAACATTACTGGGAAGCCTGCGCAAAGGTTCATTTAACGGGATGGTTGCCCGTACGCTGCCACAGTTGGCTCCGGCGGGTATGGAGATTAGCGCCCTGCCGTCCATTGGTGACATTCCCCTTTACGATGCGGACGTGCAGCAGGAAGAAGGCTTTCCGCAGAGCGTCGAAGCGCTGGCCGAGCAGATTCGCCAGGCTGACGGGGTGGTGATTGTGACGCCAGAGTATAACTACTCGGTTCCGGGTGGTCTGAAAAACGCAATTGACTGGCTATCCCGCCTGCCGGAGCAGCCGCTTTCCGGTAAGCCGGTGCTGATTCAGACCAGTTCAATGGGTGCCATTGGCGGTGCGCGCTGCCAGTATCATCTGCGCCAGATCCTGGTATTCCTGGATGCAATGGTCATGAACAAGCCGGAATTTATGGGTGGAGTGATTCAGAATAAAGTCGACCCGCAGACGGGTGAAGTGGTGGATCAGAGCACGCGTGACCATCTCTCTGGCCAGCTGACGGCGTTTGGGGATTATATCAAGAGGGTGAAGGCTTAA
- a CDS encoding 4'-phosphopantetheinyl transferase family protein translates to MATHFARGILTEGRLVSARISSACHSEALKLPEHRRSRFLASRALLAELLFMLYGTSELPDIIIQPEGRPVFADPELPRFSIAYTGNIIGVALTTEGDCGLDMELQRATRGFHGASPHDDYPLSSNEQLWVRNQNDPTEARAQLITLRQSIRKLCGCASDDASQLQLLPGSGRLRSTQAALVEALSDVEDVLIWSVAVTPAIERLKIWEFDSKQGWSSLPDVPERANEPAARLMRLTSLPAEKAYTLS, encoded by the coding sequence ATGGCTACGCACTTTGCAAGAGGGATACTGACAGAAGGTCGTCTCGTATCGGCCAGAATTTCTTCAGCGTGTCACAGTGAAGCGCTCAAACTTCCTGAGCACCGTCGGTCGCGTTTTTTGGCGTCCCGGGCGCTTCTTGCTGAACTGCTGTTTATGCTGTACGGCACCAGTGAGCTGCCGGACATTATCATCCAACCTGAAGGTCGTCCGGTCTTTGCCGACCCGGAACTGCCGCGTTTCTCCATTGCCTATACGGGCAATATTATTGGCGTAGCACTCACCACCGAAGGCGATTGCGGGCTGGATATGGAGCTTCAGCGCGCGACACGCGGTTTTCACGGCGCCAGCCCGCATGATGATTACCCGCTCTCCAGCAATGAACAGCTGTGGGTGCGCAACCAGAACGATCCCACTGAAGCCCGGGCTCAGCTTATCACCTTGCGTCAGAGCATTCGTAAGCTCTGTGGCTGCGCGTCAGACGATGCCAGTCAGCTGCAACTCCTGCCGGGCTCCGGACGCCTGCGCTCCACGCAAGCCGCGCTGGTAGAAGCGCTCAGCGATGTTGAGGATGTACTGATCTGGTCTGTAGCAGTGACACCTGCCATTGAACGGCTGAAAATCTGGGAATTTGACAGTAAACAGGGATGGAGTAGCCTTCCGGATGTGCCCGAACGTGCCAACGAGCCCGCCGCACGCCTGATGAGATTAACCAGTTTACCGGCAGAAAAAGCATATACCCTTAGCTGA
- the mnmE gene encoding tRNA uridine-5-carboxymethylaminomethyl(34) synthesis GTPase MnmE — translation MSHNDTIVAQATPPGRGGVGILRISGLKAREVAEAVLGKLPKPRYADYLPFKDSDGTPLDQGIALWFPGPNSFTGEDVLELQGHGGPVILDLLLKRILTLPGLRIAKPGEFSERAFLNDKLDLAQAEAIADLIDASSEQAARSALNSLQGAFSARVNHLVEALTHLRIYVEAAIDFPDEEIDFLSDGKIEAQLNDVMTDLEAVRAEARQGSLLREGMKVVIAGRPNAGKSSLLNALAGREAAIVTDIAGTTRDVLREHIHIDGMPLHIIDTAGLRDASDEVERIGIERAWQEIEQADRVLFMVDGTTTDAVDPAEIWPDFIARLPAKLPITVVRNKADVTGETLGISDVNGHSLIRLSARTGEGVDDLRNHLKQSMGFDTSMEGGFLARRRHLQALEEAARHLEQGKAQLIGAWAGELLAEELRLAQQNLSEITGEFTSDDLLGRIFSSFCIGK, via the coding sequence ATGAGCCATAACGACACTATCGTCGCCCAGGCAACCCCACCGGGACGCGGTGGTGTAGGCATTTTGCGTATCTCCGGCCTGAAGGCGCGCGAGGTCGCTGAAGCGGTGCTGGGTAAACTGCCAAAGCCGCGCTACGCTGATTATCTGCCGTTTAAAGACAGCGACGGTACCCCACTGGACCAGGGCATTGCGCTGTGGTTCCCCGGCCCGAACTCCTTTACTGGTGAAGACGTGCTGGAGCTGCAGGGTCACGGTGGCCCGGTCATCCTCGACCTGCTGTTAAAACGTATTCTGACCCTGCCAGGCCTGCGTATTGCGAAGCCTGGCGAGTTCTCCGAACGTGCCTTCCTCAACGACAAGCTCGACCTGGCGCAAGCCGAGGCGATTGCAGACCTGATCGACGCCAGCTCTGAACAGGCGGCTCGCTCTGCTCTGAACTCGTTGCAGGGCGCGTTTTCCGCACGCGTAAATCATCTTGTGGAAGCACTTACTCACCTCAGGATCTACGTCGAAGCAGCGATTGACTTCCCGGATGAAGAAATCGACTTTCTCTCTGACGGTAAAATTGAAGCCCAGCTCAATGATGTGATGACCGATCTCGAGGCCGTTCGCGCCGAAGCGCGCCAGGGGAGCCTGCTGCGTGAAGGGATGAAGGTGGTCATCGCGGGTCGTCCAAACGCCGGGAAATCGAGCCTGCTGAACGCCCTCGCGGGCCGTGAGGCGGCGATCGTGACCGACATCGCCGGGACCACCCGCGACGTGCTGCGCGAGCATATTCACATCGATGGCATGCCGTTGCATATCATCGACACTGCGGGTCTGCGTGATGCCAGCGACGAAGTGGAGCGTATTGGTATCGAGCGCGCCTGGCAGGAGATTGAGCAGGCCGACCGTGTGCTGTTTATGGTGGATGGCACCACGACCGATGCCGTAGACCCGGCGGAGATCTGGCCGGACTTTATCGCCCGTCTGCCAGCTAAACTGCCGATCACCGTGGTGCGTAACAAAGCAGACGTCACCGGCGAAACGCTGGGCATCAGCGATGTGAATGGTCACTCACTTATCCGTCTGTCGGCCCGCACCGGCGAGGGCGTTGACGACCTGCGTAACCATCTCAAGCAGAGCATGGGCTTTGACACCAGCATGGAAGGCGGCTTCCTGGCGCGGCGTCGCCACCTGCAGGCGCTGGAAGAGGCGGCACGTCACCTCGAGCAGGGCAAAGCGCAGCTGATTGGCGCATGGGCGGGGGAATTGCTGGCGGAAGAGTTGCGCCTGGCGCAACAGAATCTGAGTGAGATCACCGGGGAGTTTACGTCGGACGATCTGCTTGGGAGGATCTTCTCGAGCTTCTGTATTGGTAAGTGA